A part of Desulfotomaculum sp. genomic DNA contains:
- a CDS encoding peptidase C26, with product MRPVIGITCSWDNENQRHFLGSLYCEAVRVAGGLPVLLSNYEKEEEIAGLLGIIDGLLLSGGKDVDPFYFGEEAIPECGEITPLRDSFEIKLAKMAIKNQVPVLGICRGAQVLNIASGGTIYQDLNTQLTGCLKHYQQAPGWAATHKINIEKGTLLESIFQVPEIRVNSYHHQAVHDVAPGFIICAKSSDGVVEAIEGASGSFVLGLQCHPEEMWEKDFRFLKLFQALTNYAVK from the coding sequence TTGCAGTTGGGATAATGAAAACCAGAGGCACTTTCTTGGTTCGCTGTACTGCGAAGCTGTCAGGGTTGCCGGCGGGTTACCTGTCCTGCTGTCAAATTATGAAAAAGAGGAAGAAATCGCCGGGCTTCTTGGAATCATCGACGGGCTGCTGCTTTCCGGGGGAAAGGACGTGGACCCGTTTTATTTCGGGGAGGAAGCGATTCCTGAATGCGGGGAAATAACTCCCTTACGGGACAGTTTTGAGATAAAGCTGGCTAAGATGGCTATCAAGAACCAAGTCCCGGTTCTGGGAATCTGCAGGGGAGCCCAGGTGTTAAATATAGCTTCCGGAGGAACTATTTATCAAGATTTAAACACTCAGCTCACCGGTTGTTTGAAGCATTATCAGCAGGCGCCCGGCTGGGCAGCCACCCATAAGATAAATATAGAAAAAGGTACTTTGCTGGAATCGATTTTTCAGGTACCGGAAATCAGGGTAAACAGTTATCACCACCAGGCGGTTCATGATGTTGCTCCCGGATTTATAATCTGCGCAAAATCCTCCGACGGAGTTGTGGAGGCTATTGAAGGCGCTTCGGGCTCTTTTGTTCTTGGCCTGCAGTGCCATCCGGAGGAAATGTGGGAAAAAGACTTCCGGTTCTTAAAACTTTTTCAGGCATTGACTAATTATGCTGTAAAATAA
- a CDS encoding response regulator, which produces MVKTVPTALVADDHYGIRHLLSTIMEEIGYKVSLAKNGFEAVEAVEKYRPYLVFLDVQMPVMSGLQALGRIKAISPETTVVIMTAYISREVVSAAMEKGASFCIAKPFDINKTRPFLQKFFNEEGVCGCCLPNNCSMVLPV; this is translated from the coding sequence ATCGTAAAAACTGTTCCAACTGCTCTGGTAGCCGATGATCATTATGGCATAAGGCATTTACTGTCAACAATTATGGAGGAGATAGGTTATAAGGTCAGTCTGGCCAAAAACGGTTTCGAAGCTGTTGAAGCCGTGGAAAAGTACCGCCCATATCTAGTCTTTCTGGATGTCCAAATGCCGGTGATGAGCGGTCTTCAAGCCCTGGGCAGGATTAAGGCAATTTCACCGGAAACGACAGTAGTGATCATGACAGCCTATATTTCACGTGAAGTCGTCAGCGCGGCAATGGAAAAAGGGGCCAGTTTTTGTATTGCAAAACCTTTCGATATAAATAAGACGAGGCCCTTTCTGCAAAAATTCTTTAATGAGGAAGGGGTTTGCGGGTGTTGCCTGCCGAATAACTGCAGCATGGTACTGCCCGTGTAA
- a CDS encoding thiamine phosphate synthase: MFSIYRIADANFNRAREGLRVVEELARFILNDADLAGRLKSMRHQLRSIQQEWPGGVEKFMSGRDSQTDVGFNSREEKEFERLDFLELSLANFKRVQEAMRVLEEYAKFISTGSDFKKIRFELYDLEKKMTLKLVELKANELYNVDYTLYVIVQEKFSGGRDLVEVARSAISGGATVIQFRDKESPDSRLLEKGLELRRLTRSKDVPLIINDRIDIALAVDADGVHLGQDDLPVSAARQLLGPGKIIGVSTHSLEQARRARRQGADYIGVGPVFDTKTKENGARPVGLELLRQVGGEIDLPWVAVGGIDKSNVSEVVSAGAKGVAVVTAVVSAPDIRAAALFLREEIINTRSSRMTKIIDGGFEE; encoded by the coding sequence TTGTTCAGTATTTACAGGATAGCCGACGCAAATTTCAACCGTGCCAGAGAGGGACTCCGGGTTGTCGAGGAGTTGGCCCGCTTTATTTTAAATGACGCTGATCTGGCCGGCCGGCTGAAAAGTATGCGGCATCAACTCCGTTCGATCCAGCAGGAATGGCCCGGCGGGGTCGAAAAGTTTATGTCCGGCAGGGACTCGCAAACGGATGTCGGTTTTAACAGCCGGGAAGAAAAAGAGTTTGAAAGGCTTGACTTTCTTGAACTGTCCCTGGCCAACTTTAAACGCGTGCAGGAAGCCATGCGTGTTCTGGAAGAGTATGCCAAGTTCATTTCAACCGGTTCCGACTTTAAAAAAATACGCTTTGAACTTTATGATTTGGAAAAGAAGATGACCCTCAAGCTGGTTGAATTAAAAGCAAACGAATTGTACAATGTAGATTATACCCTTTATGTTATCGTTCAGGAAAAGTTCTCCGGGGGAAGGGACCTTGTAGAAGTTGCCAGATCGGCGATTTCCGGCGGCGCAACCGTGATTCAGTTTCGGGACAAAGAATCCCCCGACAGCAGGCTGCTGGAAAAAGGTCTTGAACTGCGCCGTCTGACTCGTTCTAAAGATGTGCCCCTGATTATCAACGACCGGATCGATATAGCCCTTGCCGTGGATGCGGACGGCGTTCACCTTGGCCAGGATGACCTGCCCGTTTCTGCTGCCAGGCAGCTTCTCGGGCCCGGAAAAATTATCGGCGTATCCACCCATTCGCTGGAGCAAGCCCGGCGGGCGCGCCGGCAGGGTGCTGATTATATAGGGGTAGGCCCGGTTTTTGACACCAAAACTAAGGAAAACGGCGCCAGACCGGTCGGATTGGAATTACTCAGGCAGGTCGGCGGGGAAATTGACCTGCCCTGGGTTGCAGTCGGCGGGATAGATAAATCTAACGTTTCCGAAGTTGTATCAGCCGGGGCAAAGGGTGTGGCTGTTGTTACAGCGGTGGTTTCAGCCCCGGATATACGGGCAGCAGCCTTATTTTTACGGGAAGAGATTATAAATACCCGCTCATCCCGGATGACAAAAATTATAGACGGGGGTTTTGAAGAATGA
- a CDS encoding phosphomethylpyrimidine synthase, whose amino-acid sequence MTQLLSARAGIITAQMKKVAEKEMLEPEVIRQGVEAGTVVIPANTNHSGLIPCGIGKGLRTKVNANLGTSTASRGLKGELEKLETALSAGTDAVMDLSTGGEINEIRREILCRCPVPLGTVPIYQSVVEAKEKRGSIVAMTADDIFTALETQAGDGVDFFTVHCGVTMETISRLRRQGRVTDIVSRGGSLLTGWMLHNQKENPLLEEFDRLLDICLKYDVTLSLGDGLRPGCLADATDRAQIQELLILGELVERSRKAGVQVMVEGPGHLPLDQVIPNIMLQKSLCNGAPFYVLGPLVTDVAPGYDHITSAIGGALAAMAGADFLCYVTPSEHLGLPSVQDVREGVIACRLAGHAADYVKNVQGARDWDLAMAKARKELDWEKQFALALDPEKARRCREAHNPEQIEACTMCGDFCAMKLVGEHLGKVPEDC is encoded by the coding sequence ATGACGCAGCTTTTATCAGCCAGGGCCGGGATAATCACAGCACAAATGAAAAAAGTGGCTGAAAAAGAAATGCTTGAGCCTGAGGTGATCAGGCAGGGAGTGGAAGCGGGGACAGTAGTTATTCCCGCAAATACAAACCACAGCGGGCTTATACCCTGTGGTATCGGAAAAGGTCTGCGGACCAAGGTTAACGCCAATCTGGGCACTTCCACCGCTTCGCGCGGGTTAAAGGGCGAGCTGGAAAAACTGGAAACAGCCCTGTCAGCAGGCACGGATGCCGTGATGGATCTCTCTACTGGCGGGGAAATTAACGAAATCAGGCGGGAAATCCTATGCCGCTGTCCTGTTCCGCTGGGAACGGTGCCGATTTACCAGTCTGTTGTGGAAGCCAAGGAAAAACGCGGCAGCATTGTTGCAATGACGGCCGATGACATTTTTACTGCGCTGGAGACGCAGGCCGGGGACGGTGTTGATTTTTTTACTGTCCACTGCGGTGTGACCATGGAAACAATCAGCCGTTTAAGGCGTCAGGGCCGGGTTACCGACATTGTCAGCAGAGGGGGGTCCCTGCTGACCGGCTGGATGCTGCACAACCAGAAGGAGAATCCTCTGCTGGAAGAATTTGATCGCTTGCTGGATATTTGCCTTAAATACGATGTGACGCTCAGCCTTGGTGACGGCCTGCGCCCGGGGTGCCTTGCCGATGCCACGGACCGGGCCCAGATCCAGGAGCTTTTAATATTAGGAGAACTGGTGGAAAGATCGCGTAAGGCAGGAGTACAGGTTATGGTAGAAGGACCCGGACATCTGCCTCTCGATCAGGTAATTCCGAATATTATGCTTCAAAAGAGCCTTTGCAACGGAGCGCCTTTTTATGTGTTGGGGCCCTTGGTTACCGATGTGGCGCCGGGGTACGATCACATAACCTCCGCCATCGGCGGTGCGCTGGCTGCAATGGCGGGAGCGGATTTTCTCTGCTACGTTACTCCCTCCGAACACCTTGGCCTGCCCAGTGTCCAGGATGTCCGGGAGGGTGTGATTGCCTGCCGCCTGGCCGGCCACGCGGCCGATTATGTCAAGAACGTGCAGGGGGCAAGAGACTGGGATCTGGCGATGGCGAAAGCCCGCAAGGAATTGGACTGGGAGAAACAGTTCGCCTTGGCCCTGGATCCGGAAAAAGCCCGCCGCTGCAGGGAGGCGCACAACCCGGAGCAGATTGAAGCCTGCACGATGTGCGGGGATTTCTGCGCTATGAAGCTGGTCGGGGAACATCTGGGCAAAGTACCGGAAGACTGCTGA